In a genomic window of Pseudanabaena sp. FACHB-2040:
- a CDS encoding dienelactone hydrolase family protein — protein MIATREVTYDVDGLSMVAHLAQPDGEGPWPAVLIGHDGIGLDDYQRHRADDLAAHGYMALAMDYHGGQLYFGRPDAMLARVMPLLADVERMGAIGRVALDILLALPGVEPNRIAALGYGAGGRIVLELARIGVPFKAIALVHPGLPEANAEDWSDLSSTFLLCTGSEDPLCTPEQILRFGRALQDAGIDWRANIYGGAKHAFWARPTNPDGSPAAGSTHSEATVPGVGYHPKHATRAWQAVLDLFGETFETLG, from the coding sequence ATGATTGCAACGCGTGAAGTTACCTATGACGTAGATGGCCTAAGCATGGTCGCCCATCTAGCGCAGCCGGATGGTGAGGGGCCTTGGCCGGCGGTTCTTATAGGACATGATGGTATCGGCCTTGACGACTATCAACGGCATCGCGCCGACGATCTGGCCGCGCATGGCTATATGGCGTTGGCGATGGATTACCACGGCGGGCAGTTATACTTCGGCAGGCCGGACGCGATGCTGGCCCGAGTCATGCCGTTGCTGGCTGATGTTGAGCGGATGGGGGCCATCGGTCGCGTGGCGCTTGATATTCTTCTCGCGCTGCCCGGTGTTGAGCCTAACCGCATCGCCGCTCTCGGCTATGGTGCTGGTGGCCGGATTGTGCTCGAACTGGCTAGAATCGGCGTGCCGTTCAAGGCCATTGCGCTCGTTCATCCCGGCTTGCCAGAGGCCAATGCCGAGGACTGGAGCGATTTGAGCAGCACCTTCCTTCTATGCACCGGCTCCGAAGACCCCCTTTGCACCCCTGAACAAATCCTGAGGTTTGGCCGCGCGCTCCAAGATGCCGGGATCGACTGGCGCGCGAATATCTACGGCGGAGCCAAGCACGCTTTCTGGGCTCGGCCGACAAACCCGGATGGATCGCCCGCTGCGGGGAGCACTCACAGCGAGGCCACTGTGCCCGGCGTCGGCTATCACCCGAAGCATGCGACGCGCGCATGGCAAGCGGTGCTCGATTTATTCGGCGAAACCTTCGAGACTTTGGGCTAG